In the genome of Oceanispirochaeta sp. M1, one region contains:
- a CDS encoding HDIG domain-containing metalloprotein, giving the protein MTQNRDDALTLFKEFNKSESLYTHALSVEAVMRYAAGQRGFDPEFWGIVGLMHDIDYEMYPEEHCIKADEILKERGWPEELIHAVVSHGWGICSDVEPEHEMEKVLFACDELTGLITATVLVRPSKSIMDLGVKSVKKKWKAKGFSAGVDRSTIEKGAGMLGMENGDLIAMTIEGMKTAAQEIGLAGTE; this is encoded by the coding sequence ATGACACAGAACAGAGACGATGCACTGACACTTTTTAAGGAATTTAATAAATCAGAAAGCCTTTATACCCATGCCCTGTCAGTTGAAGCAGTGATGCGCTACGCAGCCGGACAGAGAGGATTCGATCCTGAATTCTGGGGAATCGTCGGCCTCATGCATGATATCGATTATGAGATGTATCCCGAAGAACACTGCATTAAGGCAGATGAAATACTGAAGGAGAGAGGATGGCCCGAAGAGCTGATCCATGCAGTGGTCTCCCATGGTTGGGGAATCTGCAGTGATGTGGAACCCGAACATGAAATGGAGAAAGTCCTTTTTGCCTGTGATGAACTTACAGGACTGATTACCGCAACCGTACTTGTCCGCCCCTCAAAAAGCATCATGGACCTGGGCGTGAAATCTGTTAAGAAAAAATGGAAGGCCAAAGGTTTTTCCGCCGGTGTAGACAGAAGCACAATCGAAAAGGGTGCGGGTATGCTGGGGATGGAAAACGGAGACCTGATTGCCATGACCATCGAAGGAATGAAAACAGCAGCACAGGAAATAGGCCTGGCAGGCACAGAGTGA
- a CDS encoding sulfatase, producing MDGSQETDTLTTLPYDRTDSETEKPNILILMTDQQRHDSISAGGADFMHTPQLDRLAASGRLYSNAFTPIPDGMPARHNLLTGLTGKTHGYTENNRTFGMPGWIYTYPQLLSDHGYETISIGKNQFVPPRRHRGYDRIHLMEPHPEFREEDDYAVYLKKQGYGHILNLHGCENLLYHIPQNSLLPEEHQGDSWIADRALDFLETNRGRHPWMMKLSWLSPHPPQTPARRFTDLYSEKELPATLKSTTPLSHAADRNAGMFRNIPSAWFRRYRELYYSSISQVDYNIGRVLDCLEDTDQRRNTLIIFLSDHGDMLGDHDCMEKGLPYDSCTRIPLILSYPEKIDPGEKNSDFADLNDIFPTIMDATGIKISYTTSRLPGESLIKDKKSMKKDRSIQYVEYGSGSRRWISLRTNNYKFNYYYREGREELFNLKDDPAESRNLLFGSQDETVKKVRENLRSRLLEQERLWGPDGCLNEDNFISLEESAELPALTGRYPVFQNKIKDPREQNRMNGFVDEVLQCVEKESIVELEQLDLEKWQKEGGLSDKQIRDLLVKEKTLKPTPKKTPE from the coding sequence ATGGACGGATCTCAGGAAACAGATACACTCACGACCCTACCTTACGACCGGACAGATTCGGAAACAGAAAAACCAAATATACTGATACTGATGACAGATCAGCAGCGGCATGACAGCATCAGCGCCGGGGGTGCAGATTTTATGCATACCCCCCAGCTGGACAGACTGGCGGCCTCCGGCCGTCTCTATTCCAATGCCTTCACACCGATCCCCGATGGAATGCCCGCCAGACATAATCTTCTTACAGGACTGACAGGAAAGACTCACGGTTATACAGAAAACAATAGAACCTTCGGAATGCCCGGCTGGATCTATACCTATCCACAGCTCCTTTCAGATCATGGATATGAAACTATCTCAATAGGGAAGAATCAGTTTGTTCCCCCACGGCGCCACCGCGGTTATGACAGGATACATCTGATGGAGCCTCATCCCGAATTCAGGGAGGAAGATGATTACGCCGTCTACCTTAAAAAACAGGGATACGGGCATATTCTCAATCTCCACGGCTGTGAAAATCTCCTCTATCATATTCCTCAGAATTCACTCCTCCCGGAAGAGCATCAGGGAGACAGCTGGATAGCCGACAGGGCTCTTGATTTTCTTGAAACAAACAGGGGCCGTCATCCATGGATGATGAAGCTGAGCTGGCTCTCCCCCCACCCCCCTCAGACTCCAGCCAGGCGCTTTACTGATCTCTATTCAGAAAAAGAACTGCCTGCCACCCTGAAATCCACAACGCCCCTCAGTCATGCGGCAGACAGAAATGCAGGCATGTTCAGAAATATACCTTCCGCCTGGTTCAGACGCTACAGAGAACTCTATTACAGTTCAATCTCCCAGGTGGATTACAATATCGGAAGAGTTCTGGACTGCCTGGAAGACACTGACCAGAGGCGAAATACCCTGATCATATTTCTAAGTGACCATGGCGATATGCTGGGTGATCATGACTGCATGGAAAAAGGGCTGCCCTATGACAGCTGTACAAGAATCCCTCTGATTCTCAGTTATCCGGAAAAAATCGATCCCGGAGAAAAAAACTCAGACTTCGCCGATCTTAATGATATTTTTCCCACAATAATGGATGCTACAGGAATAAAGATTTCCTACACCACTTCCCGTCTGCCGGGAGAAAGCCTCATCAAAGATAAAAAATCCATGAAGAAAGATCGTTCAATCCAATATGTGGAATACGGTTCCGGAAGCAGACGCTGGATTTCACTGAGAACGAATAACTACAAATTTAATTACTACTACAGAGAAGGAAGGGAAGAACTCTTCAATCTGAAAGACGATCCGGCGGAAAGCCGCAACCTTCTCTTCGGTTCACAGGATGAGACAGTCAAAAAGGTGAGAGAAAATCTCAGATCACGCCTTCTGGAACAGGAAAGACTCTGGGGCCCTGATGGTTGTCTTAATGAGGATAATTTTATCTCTCTGGAAGAGAGTGCTGAACTGCCTGCCCTGACAGGGCGCTATCCTGTTTTTCAGAATAAGATAAAAGATCCAAGAGAACAAAATAGAATGAACGGCTTTGTGGATGAGGTTCTCCAATGTGTAGAAAAAGAGAGCATCGTGGAACTGGAACAGCTGGATCTGGAAAAATGGCAGAAAGAGGGTGGACTCAGTGACAAACAGATCAGGGATCTTCTTGTTAAAGAAAAGACCCTTAAGCCTACACCGAAAAAAACGCCGGAGTGA
- a CDS encoding aminotransferase class IV has protein sequence MSIFYMDGEYIDSAQAVISVNDMAVLRGYAIFDFLRTYNKRPFYLKEHISRFAHSGECVGLDLPLSELEIHDIVMETLSRNDFEESNIRIMYTGGISPDSVVPQGNGKFIVMVTERMKLPAWWYTEGVKIITAEVERYIPEAKSTDYMNAVMTQQQARKADAVEAVYVDKKGRVLEGTTTNIFLHLDGRWITPDKGILPGITRSVMIGLMEKEYGVELGEVSREDLARADEIFVSATNKEIIPVIQVDDITVGNGRAGDQTKKVMTLFREYTTAYGLQLNTVEKNTST, from the coding sequence ATGAGTATTTTTTATATGGACGGAGAATATATAGATTCCGCACAGGCTGTTATATCCGTAAACGATATGGCGGTACTGAGAGGGTATGCAATATTCGACTTCCTGAGAACATATAACAAACGGCCCTTTTATCTGAAAGAGCATATCAGCCGTTTTGCCCATTCAGGTGAATGTGTGGGCCTTGATCTTCCACTGAGTGAACTTGAGATTCATGACATCGTAATGGAGACCCTCTCACGAAATGATTTTGAAGAATCCAATATCAGAATCATGTATACCGGGGGAATCAGTCCGGACTCGGTTGTCCCTCAGGGAAACGGTAAGTTTATCGTTATGGTGACAGAGAGGATGAAGCTCCCTGCCTGGTGGTATACGGAGGGTGTAAAAATCATTACTGCCGAAGTGGAACGCTATATCCCCGAAGCAAAAAGCACAGATTATATGAATGCTGTCATGACACAGCAGCAGGCGAGGAAAGCCGATGCCGTAGAAGCTGTTTATGTAGACAAAAAAGGCAGAGTTCTTGAAGGGACAACAACGAATATCTTCCTCCACCTGGATGGAAGATGGATAACCCCCGACAAAGGAATACTCCCCGGAATCACCCGCTCTGTTATGATCGGATTGATGGAAAAAGAATATGGTGTAGAATTGGGAGAAGTAAGCCGTGAGGATCTGGCCCGGGCAGATGAGATCTTCGTATCTGCAACTAACAAGGAAATTATTCCTGTTATTCAGGTAGATGATATAACAGTCGGAAATGGAAGAGCCGGAGATCAGACGAAGAAAGTAATGACCCTTTTCAGAGAATACACAACAGCCTATGGTCTGCAGCTCAACACTGTCGAAAAAAACACTTCAACCTGA
- a CDS encoding methyl-accepting chemotaxis protein yields MKKIILSILLFFTSFLLWSQDAVQGHMDLTGHDWKEFAVLNGDWEFSWQKQLENPGDHDSYVKVPSSWNSYDIDTQDSPGSMGYATFSLTVDLPGNQPPLALEINRPSNAHRIYINSHLVGETGIAGIDKESTVPGYDRELYSIPPEVKELQISIQVSNFHQSTGGLQEELILGEYRSMKSRWDLVRGLEMLLIGVSLSMMLYYLVLYFFMREKSYLYFFIFTMIAVIRAFVTESIFLQELIPAISWQVIIRLEYLTFATIGVAMLVLLKELFPEDVHKLPLYASMGLSGLYSLLILFGPSVLFTSLITVQQIVMLLQNCYIVYIGVIVVVRKRNSGVYALVGILLLMLAFINDTLNAMLVLQTSSILSYGMMGFLLCMAFLLARQFTADKNRSDILSRELEVSTRQLQDLFQEIRSAGGHLSESGQALSSSMDSSRQAVADITGHINSVDLEISSQNEGLKENAEVSSLLNTFLSSLVQGVNRQSEQTEQAATTISTLLEETEELFSRFGKMEDSFTLLSESSESGEELVDSMSQLVQAVSKRSEKLIETNDIISGISSQTNMLAMNAAIEAAHAGDAGKGFAVVADEIRKLAEQTAAQSSESDKELKEILSEIRGMVSATEGVEGNFHSIQMSVSIFRDNLNEMKGVLDEQNRQGDVIRGSLESVQKESDQVLRESSEIKNSREKAENSLQQLLGLSNKVNRRVEEMLESTGQLHDALQAAGEMEQSTGKAITRLITLTEK; encoded by the coding sequence ATGAAAAAAATTATCCTTAGTATTTTATTGTTTTTCACTTCCTTTCTGCTCTGGAGTCAGGACGCGGTACAGGGCCATATGGATCTGACCGGCCATGACTGGAAAGAATTTGCTGTACTGAATGGTGACTGGGAATTCTCATGGCAGAAACAACTGGAAAATCCCGGAGATCATGACAGCTATGTAAAGGTCCCCTCGAGTTGGAATTCATATGATATTGATACTCAGGATTCTCCCGGCAGCATGGGATATGCCACATTCAGCCTTACAGTTGATCTTCCCGGTAATCAGCCTCCTCTGGCCCTTGAAATTAACAGGCCCAGCAATGCACACCGCATTTATATAAATTCACATTTAGTTGGAGAAACCGGCATAGCCGGAATTGATAAAGAATCTACGGTTCCCGGTTATGACCGGGAGCTTTACTCCATTCCACCTGAAGTCAAGGAACTGCAGATCTCTATACAGGTCAGCAACTTTCATCAGTCTACGGGAGGACTCCAGGAAGAGCTCATACTGGGTGAATACAGATCAATGAAATCCCGCTGGGACCTGGTACGGGGTCTTGAGATGCTCCTTATTGGAGTCTCCCTTTCAATGATGCTCTACTACCTGGTCCTCTATTTTTTTATGAGAGAAAAGTCATATCTCTATTTTTTCATTTTTACCATGATTGCTGTCATAAGGGCTTTTGTTACGGAATCAATTTTCCTGCAGGAACTTATCCCTGCAATCTCCTGGCAGGTCATTATCAGGCTTGAATATCTTACCTTTGCCACCATCGGAGTTGCCATGCTGGTGCTGCTGAAGGAGCTTTTTCCAGAGGATGTTCACAAGCTTCCTCTCTACGCTTCCATGGGACTCTCGGGCCTGTACAGTCTGCTGATCCTGTTCGGACCATCTGTACTCTTCACTTCGCTGATTACTGTTCAGCAGATTGTGATGCTGCTGCAGAATTGTTACATCGTATATATCGGAGTGATTGTTGTTGTCAGGAAGCGGAACAGCGGGGTTTATGCTCTTGTGGGTATTCTGCTCCTGATGCTTGCCTTTATCAACGATACACTCAATGCAATGCTTGTTCTGCAGACAAGCTCGATACTCAGTTATGGAATGATGGGCTTTCTTCTCTGTATGGCTTTTCTGCTGGCAAGACAGTTTACGGCAGATAAAAACAGAAGCGATATTCTCAGTCGGGAACTCGAAGTCTCCACCAGGCAGCTTCAGGATCTTTTTCAGGAAATTCGTTCAGCAGGAGGGCATCTTTCAGAATCCGGTCAGGCTCTCAGCAGCAGTATGGATAGTTCTCGGCAGGCTGTTGCGGATATTACGGGACATATAAACTCGGTAGATCTGGAAATCAGCAGTCAGAATGAAGGCCTTAAAGAGAATGCCGAGGTCAGCAGTCTGCTAAATACATTTCTCTCCTCTCTGGTTCAGGGTGTTAACAGGCAATCTGAGCAGACCGAGCAGGCGGCCACCACCATTTCAACACTTCTTGAAGAAACAGAAGAACTCTTCTCCCGTTTTGGAAAGATGGAGGACTCATTTACCCTCCTTTCAGAATCCAGTGAGTCGGGTGAAGAGCTTGTAGACAGTATGAGTCAGCTGGTGCAGGCAGTCAGCAAACGTTCCGAGAAGCTGATTGAAACCAATGATATTATTTCGGGAATCTCCAGCCAGACTAATATGCTGGCTATGAATGCGGCCATTGAGGCGGCACATGCGGGGGATGCAGGAAAGGGTTTCGCCGTTGTTGCTGATGAGATTAGAAAACTTGCCGAGCAGACTGCCGCTCAGTCTTCCGAGTCCGATAAAGAACTCAAGGAAATCCTGTCTGAGATAAGGGGTATGGTCAGTGCCACCGAGGGAGTGGAAGGAAACTTTCACAGTATACAGATGAGTGTTTCAATTTTCAGGGACAATCTTAATGAGATGAAGGGGGTTCTGGATGAGCAGAACCGCCAGGGAGATGTCATAAGAGGGAGTCTTGAATCCGTACAGAAAGAGTCGGATCAGGTTCTCAGGGAATCTTCTGAAATCAAAAACAGTCGCGAAAAGGCGGAGAACAGTCTTCAGCAGCTGCTGGGTCTCAGTAATAAGGTAAATAGACGTGTTGAGGAGATGCTGGAGAGTACCGGACAGCTGCACGATGCCCTCCAGGCCGCAGGAGAGATGGAACAGTCAACAGGAAAAGCCATAACAAGACTCATTACTCTGACTGAAAAATAG
- a CDS encoding MFS transporter has translation MVAGALGILFSIPGQTMGVSVYTDHLITNLNLSRIEISTAYMIGTLSSSLVMTRAGIFYDRFGARVAAAGSALGLGLCLIFLSRSVNITSFISALLHISGKKTAFVFMIIGFFGIRFFGQGVLTLVSRGMVMRWFEAHRGFAAAIMGIFTSFGFSYAPRILQSLIELSSWDRSWMYMGMTTIILIIPFIIIVFRDSPEDCGMEMEEGVKIHTGSKAKKNEAVKSLTLQEARKDPRLWCYVAVLFFWALYSTAFTFHITSIFASLGKTTTQAVAIFLPISIISVGARFLGSWLSDIIDMKYLFYTLILSSITGAYALTLPYTTFAAALLIGGFGVAGGLYGVMNSVTWPKLFGREHLGAISGMAMSFMVAGSAIGPWSFSLMEKIWGHYRYTGWLGIIAAAIIGLAGIPFLSQKRNN, from the coding sequence ATGGTAGCCGGAGCACTGGGTATTCTATTCAGTATTCCCGGACAGACCATGGGTGTATCAGTCTATACAGACCATCTGATCACCAACTTGAATCTCAGCAGAATTGAGATATCCACTGCCTATATGATCGGGACTCTTAGCAGTTCACTTGTAATGACACGGGCCGGTATATTCTATGACCGCTTCGGAGCGAGAGTGGCGGCGGCAGGTTCAGCCCTCGGACTGGGACTCTGTCTCATATTTCTCTCCCGTTCTGTGAATATCACTTCTTTTATATCTGCCCTTTTACATATTTCCGGAAAAAAGACTGCCTTTGTCTTTATGATTATTGGATTCTTCGGAATAAGATTTTTCGGCCAGGGAGTACTGACTCTGGTCTCCAGAGGAATGGTAATGCGCTGGTTTGAGGCCCATAGAGGTTTTGCCGCCGCCATCATGGGTATATTTACATCCTTCGGATTCTCATATGCGCCCCGGATTCTTCAGAGTCTCATAGAGCTCTCCAGCTGGGACCGTTCCTGGATGTATATGGGAATGACAACAATCATCCTGATCATCCCTTTTATTATCATCGTTTTCAGGGACAGCCCCGAAGACTGCGGCATGGAGATGGAAGAGGGAGTAAAGATTCATACAGGCAGCAAGGCAAAGAAGAACGAAGCTGTTAAGTCTTTGACCCTCCAGGAAGCCCGGAAAGATCCACGATTATGGTGCTATGTAGCAGTTCTCTTTTTCTGGGCCCTCTACAGCACTGCCTTCACATTTCATATAACTTCCATTTTTGCATCCCTGGGTAAAACGACCACTCAGGCAGTGGCAATATTTCTGCCCATTTCTATTATCTCAGTGGGTGCCCGTTTTCTGGGAAGCTGGCTGAGCGATATAATAGATATGAAATACCTGTTTTACACTCTTATTCTCTCCTCTATTACAGGTGCCTATGCCCTGACACTTCCTTATACAACATTTGCAGCAGCTCTTCTTATCGGAGGGTTTGGAGTGGCGGGAGGCCTCTACGGAGTCATGAATTCAGTAACATGGCCGAAACTTTTCGGCCGTGAACATCTGGGAGCCATCTCAGGAATGGCCATGAGCTTTATGGTGGCCGGAAGCGCCATCGGCCCCTGGAGTTTCAGCCTGATGGAAAAAATCTGGGGCCATTACCGCTACACCGGATGGCTTGGAATTATTGCAGCAGCTATTATTGGATTAGCCGGAATCCCCTTCCTTTCCCAAAAGCGGAACAATTAA
- the ilvE gene encoding branched-chain-amino-acid transaminase, whose protein sequence is MEVYIDGKWYAKDEAKISVYDHGLLYGDGLFEGIRIYGGKIFRLKEHIDRLSEGARAIRLELNLSHAEIMETVEEAVRRNKREEGYIRLLATRGKGPLGISPFTCPRSSLVIIVEDIQLYPEELYAKGIPIITAATRRLSGRIFDPRIKTLNYLNNIMAKIEAVDAGCLEAVMLSEEGYVCECTGDNIFIVKNGKLLTPASWHGLLEGITRNSILELAEKLKIETKETTLTRFDLYTADECFLTGSGAELIPVISVDKRVVGDEKPGPVTLRLKEVFTELIYS, encoded by the coding sequence ATGGAAGTTTATATTGATGGTAAATGGTACGCAAAAGATGAAGCAAAAATATCGGTCTATGATCATGGACTGCTATACGGTGACGGTCTGTTTGAAGGTATCAGAATCTATGGTGGTAAAATCTTCAGACTGAAAGAGCATATAGACAGATTATCTGAAGGGGCCCGGGCCATCCGCCTGGAACTGAACCTGTCCCATGCAGAAATAATGGAGACTGTGGAAGAGGCGGTCCGCCGAAATAAAAGAGAAGAGGGGTATATCCGTCTTCTGGCCACCAGAGGGAAAGGCCCTCTGGGCATCAGCCCTTTCACCTGTCCCCGATCTTCACTGGTAATCATTGTAGAAGATATTCAGCTCTATCCAGAAGAACTCTATGCCAAGGGGATTCCCATCATTACTGCCGCCACAAGACGATTGAGCGGAAGGATCTTTGATCCCAGAATTAAGACCCTGAACTACCTTAACAATATTATGGCGAAGATCGAAGCTGTGGATGCCGGATGCCTTGAAGCTGTCATGCTCAGCGAAGAAGGCTATGTCTGTGAATGTACAGGAGACAATATCTTTATAGTTAAAAACGGGAAGCTCCTGACACCCGCATCCTGGCATGGTCTGCTGGAGGGTATAACCCGTAATTCCATATTGGAGCTGGCCGAAAAACTGAAAATAGAGACTAAAGAGACCACCCTGACCCGTTTTGATCTCTATACTGCAGATGAGTGCTTTCTCACAGGATCAGGGGCCGAATTAATCCCCGTAATCTCTGTGGATAAAAGAGTTGTGGGAGATGAAAAACCGGGACCTGTGACCCTGAGGCTCAAAGAGGTTTTTACCGAGTTGATCTACTCCTGA
- a CDS encoding TrmB family transcriptional regulator → MVVNIVNQLRETGLSDYEARAYMALLEEHPLTAYECAGNAGIPTSKIYGVMKKLEEKELVLELTEKNKKRYIPQEPEEYISSYRFKMEKTLKVLSKELKNPRPKKEVSYVWNLNEYSSIIERAEKMISRCRTSLLISLWAEEFSTLAPLIRGKEKEGIKTAVVHFGQASETSSQIFEHPIQDTLYEEKGGRGFTLVCDGNEALSATFSDDSSEGAWSRGRGFVTLAEDYIKHDIYIMKIVKHFDHELVENYGEGYILLRDIYSDRTLGEK, encoded by the coding sequence ATGGTAGTTAATATAGTCAATCAACTCAGAGAAACAGGACTCAGTGATTATGAAGCAAGGGCCTATATGGCACTCCTGGAAGAGCACCCTCTCACAGCATATGAGTGTGCTGGAAACGCCGGCATCCCCACATCCAAGATCTATGGTGTAATGAAAAAACTGGAAGAGAAAGAACTGGTTCTGGAACTGACAGAGAAGAATAAAAAACGCTATATACCCCAGGAGCCTGAGGAGTATATTTCCTCCTACCGCTTCAAAATGGAGAAGACTCTCAAGGTGCTGAGCAAGGAATTGAAAAATCCAAGGCCGAAAAAAGAGGTTTCCTATGTCTGGAACCTCAATGAGTACTCCTCGATTATTGAAAGGGCTGAAAAGATGATCAGCCGCTGCCGGACATCACTGCTCATATCTCTGTGGGCCGAAGAATTCAGCACTCTGGCTCCCCTTATCAGAGGGAAAGAAAAGGAAGGGATAAAAACGGCTGTCGTTCACTTCGGGCAAGCTTCGGAAACAAGCAGTCAGATTTTTGAACATCCCATACAGGACACACTTTATGAGGAAAAAGGGGGCCGGGGTTTTACTCTTGTCTGTGATGGAAATGAAGCTCTCTCAGCCACTTTTTCTGATGATTCCAGCGAGGGAGCCTGGAGCCGGGGCAGAGGATTTGTCACCCTGGCGGAAGACTATATCAAACACGATATCTACATTATGAAGATTGTAAAACACTTTGATCACGAACTGGTTGAAAACTATGGTGAGGGCTATATCCTTCTCCGGGATATCTATTCAGACAGAACATTGGGAGAGAAATAA
- a CDS encoding methyl-accepting chemotaxis protein produces MKIGTKLTLIFSFLIIFIIAFFVLFTRNRTTEIASKDSQVIAHEYAAHYASEVQGIFQTVISETTSMASGVQTLVQDGTTEDSRELVTKILSNWFVVSSGTSNIYDTWATFEPGMFDNRDAEFAGSETYGESGGYSTWIYDEGNGVLGIYPSELSEDPASNTWYTDARDRGKVTVSDVYEFEYSNGMQTVVTIAMPVYNSSNQFAGVVGSDFEVGYLNEEISKVNIYENGFLTLVSEGGILVATSDESMVGQHVSSYSWITDEVQGRIEGRESFSFHSEIEGIKGGMYNYSIPIELGASGNVWTMLVSIPEAEINYLTNRMSLVIIIIGIFMSALAVLLASLISRTITIPLKRAISFAGEISEGNIQAVFDNKRKDELGDLADSLNNMKDNLHNIIGSIMESSDSVANSSVEMNSATLVLSEGASEQAASAEEVSSSMEQMAANIQQNSENAGLTEKLATQVTEDARKSGKAVFQAVSAMKDIADKINVIEEIARQTNMLALNAAIEAARAGEHGKGFAVVASEVRKLAESSQKAAGEITDLAVSSVSVAEEAGGLLDKLVPNIEKTSSLIEEISSASQEQNSGVEQINIALTQLDQVIQQNASSSEEMAATSETLAVQAGEMKQLMSYFNIGNNSEPKDLKLIE; encoded by the coding sequence TTGAAAATAGGTACTAAACTAACTCTAATTTTTTCTTTTTTGATCATATTTATTATTGCCTTCTTCGTTTTGTTTACCAGAAACAGGACGACAGAGATAGCCAGCAAGGATTCGCAGGTCATTGCCCATGAATATGCGGCTCATTATGCCTCGGAGGTTCAGGGAATCTTTCAGACAGTAATCAGTGAAACCACATCCATGGCATCCGGTGTTCAGACCCTTGTTCAGGATGGAACAACTGAGGACTCAAGAGAACTTGTCACGAAAATTCTCAGTAACTGGTTTGTTGTCTCTTCAGGGACATCCAATATCTATGATACCTGGGCTACCTTTGAACCGGGAATGTTTGATAACCGAGATGCGGAATTTGCAGGATCAGAAACATATGGAGAGAGCGGTGGCTACAGCACCTGGATTTATGATGAGGGAAACGGTGTACTTGGGATCTATCCTTCAGAGCTTTCAGAAGATCCTGCATCGAACACCTGGTATACAGATGCAAGGGACAGAGGAAAAGTAACAGTTTCCGATGTCTATGAGTTTGAATATTCCAACGGAATGCAGACTGTGGTGACAATTGCCATGCCGGTTTATAACTCTTCAAACCAATTTGCGGGCGTTGTGGGCAGTGACTTCGAAGTAGGTTATCTGAATGAAGAGATCAGCAAGGTAAATATTTATGAAAACGGTTTTCTTACACTGGTCTCAGAGGGTGGAATTCTTGTTGCTACCAGTGATGAATCCATGGTGGGACAGCATGTTAGTTCATACTCGTGGATCACTGATGAGGTCCAGGGACGGATCGAAGGAAGAGAGTCCTTCAGCTTTCATTCCGAGATAGAGGGTATCAAGGGGGGAATGTATAACTATTCAATCCCCATAGAGCTTGGTGCATCGGGAAATGTCTGGACTATGCTGGTAAGTATTCCTGAGGCCGAAATCAATTATCTTACAAATAGGATGTCCCTGGTGATCATCATCATCGGAATTTTTATGTCTGCTCTGGCGGTTCTGCTGGCATCACTCATATCGAGAACAATAACCATCCCTCTGAAAAGAGCCATATCATTTGCCGGTGAGATCTCAGAAGGTAACATACAGGCTGTTTTTGATAATAAAAGGAAAGATGAGCTGGGGGATCTGGCTGATTCCCTGAACAATATGAAAGATAATCTGCATAATATAATTGGCAGTATTATGGAGAGTTCCGACAGTGTGGCAAACAGCAGTGTCGAGATGAACAGCGCCACCCTGGTCCTGTCAGAGGGAGCTTCTGAACAGGCCGCCTCAGCAGAGGAGGTCTCAAGTTCAATGGAACAGATGGCTGCCAATATTCAGCAGAATTCAGAGAATGCCGGATTGACCGAAAAACTGGCTACCCAGGTTACTGAAGATGCCCGGAAGAGCGGTAAGGCTGTATTTCAGGCGGTGTCTGCCATGAAGGATATTGCCGATAAGATAAATGTTATTGAAGAGATTGCCCGGCAGACTAATATGCTGGCACTTAATGCAGCCATTGAGGCTGCGAGAGCGGGAGAACACGGTAAGGGCTTTGCCGTAGTTGCATCAGAGGTGCGTAAGCTGGCGGAGAGCAGTCAGAAAGCGGCAGGAGAGATCACAGACCTTGCTGTGTCGTCGGTATCTGTTGCCGAAGAGGCCGGTGGACTGCTGGATAAGCTTGTTCCGAATATTGAAAAAACATCCTCCCTTATAGAGGAGATAAGTTCAGCCAGTCAGGAACAGAACTCCGGAGTGGAACAGATCAATATCGCACTGACTCAGCTTGATCAGGTTATACAGCAGAATGCCTCTTCTTCAGAAGAGATGGCAGCTACGTCAGAAACTCTTGCGGTACAGGCGGGTGAGATGAAACAGCTTATGTCCTACTTTAATATTGGAAATAATTCAGAACCCAAGGACCTGAAGCTTATTGAATAA